One genomic segment of Arcobacter porcinus includes these proteins:
- a CDS encoding DMT family transporter yields MEENVKKGVQYMLIASFLFALMGITAKELSDHLSTIEIVFFRNVFGVFIILFSIYKFPLNQIGGKFWLLIFRGTIGFAALLFFFYNIANIPLGEAMTFSKTSTIFTALLAYFFLKEHIGFKGWIGVFIGFIGILFIAEFDGSTLKKTDYLGILSGVGAALAYTSIRELRKFYDGRAIVLSFMAVGTIFPLIFMIISEFYSNPNLDFMLGKFIMPNPNEWIIIILLGLFSTYAQIYMTKAYASAKAGIVGTVSYSNIIFSIFLGLLMGDAFPSFIVLFGIILIILSGLMVSKK; encoded by the coding sequence TTGGAAGAGAATGTAAAAAAAGGTGTTCAGTATATGCTTATTGCATCTTTTTTATTTGCACTTATGGGAATTACAGCAAAAGAGCTTAGTGACCATTTAAGTACTATTGAAATAGTTTTTTTTAGAAATGTTTTTGGAGTTTTTATCATACTTTTTTCTATTTACAAATTTCCATTAAATCAAATTGGTGGGAAGTTTTGGTTACTTATTTTTAGAGGAACTATTGGTTTTGCAGCTTTACTTTTCTTTTTTTATAATATTGCAAATATTCCTCTTGGTGAAGCTATGACTTTTTCTAAAACTTCTACAATTTTCACTGCATTATTAGCTTACTTTTTTTTAAAAGAGCATATAGGTTTTAAAGGTTGGATTGGAGTTTTTATAGGATTTATTGGTATTTTATTTATTGCTGAATTTGATGGAAGCACACTTAAGAAAACTGATTATTTGGGTATTTTATCAGGAGTTGGAGCAGCTCTTGCATACACTTCAATAAGAGAGTTAAGAAAATTTTATGATGGAAGAGCAATAGTTTTATCATTTATGGCTGTTGGTACGATATTTCCACTTATTTTTATGATAATTAGTGAGTTTTATTCAAATCCTAACTTAGATTTTATGTTAGGAAAATTTATTATGCCAAATCCAAATGAGTGGATTATAATAATTTTACTTGGGCTATTTTCAACTTATGCACAAATTTATATGACAAAAGCATATGCAAGTGCAAAAGCTGGAATTGTGGGAACAGTTTCTTATAGTAATATCATTTTCTCAATATTTTTAGGATTATTAATGGGAGATGCTTTTCCATCTTTTATAGTACTTTTTGGTATAATCTTGATTATTCTTAGTGGACTAATGGTAAGTAAAAAATAA
- the kdsA gene encoding 3-deoxy-8-phosphooctulonate synthase, with protein MMLTVMTGPCVLEDMDTVLKIAEKLKPLSEDKRVDFYFKASFDKANRTSLSSFRGPGLDEGLKIFEKIKKEFGYKVVTDIHESYQAAPAGEVMDILQIPAFLCRQTDLLVAAAKTPAKINIKKGQFLAADAMKHPVEKVLNTRGVNEVSYESSKEAGVWLCERGNTFGYGALVVDMRNLLLLRQYAPVIFDATHSVQIPSTGGTTGGNSSFVPYMARAAASVGVDGFFFETHIDPKSAKSDGPNMLHIDQLYKTMDEIFAIKEALGN; from the coding sequence ATTATGTTGACAGTTATGACAGGACCTTGTGTTTTAGAAGATATGGATACAGTTTTAAAAATTGCAGAAAAATTAAAACCGTTGAGTGAAGACAAAAGAGTTGACTTCTATTTTAAAGCAAGTTTTGACAAAGCAAATAGAACAAGCCTAAGCTCATTTAGAGGTCCAGGACTTGATGAAGGTTTAAAAATTTTTGAAAAAATCAAAAAAGAGTTTGGCTATAAAGTAGTTACGGATATTCACGAATCTTATCAAGCTGCACCTGCTGGTGAAGTTATGGATATTTTACAAATTCCAGCATTTTTATGCAGACAAACAGATTTACTAGTAGCTGCTGCAAAAACACCTGCAAAAATAAATATAAAAAAAGGACAATTTCTAGCAGCTGATGCTATGAAACATCCTGTTGAAAAAGTATTAAACACAAGAGGAGTAAATGAAGTTTCTTATGAAAGTAGCAAAGAAGCTGGTGTTTGGCTTTGTGAAAGAGGAAATACTTTTGGATATGGTGCTTTAGTTGTAGATATGAGAAATCTACTTCTTTTAAGACAATATGCTCCTGTGATTTTCGATGCAACTCATAGTGTACAAATCCCTAGCACTGGAGGTACTACTGGTGGGAATAGCTCATTTGTTCCATATATGGCAAGAGCAGCTGCAAGTGTTGGAGTTGATGGTTTCTTCTTTGAAACACATATTGATCCAAAATCAGCAAAAAGTGATGGTCCAAATATGCTTCATATTGATCAACTTTATAAAACAATGGATGAAATTTTTGCTATTAAAGAGGCTTTAGGAAACTAA
- the ribH gene encoding 6,7-dimethyl-8-ribityllumazine synthase yields MRTIEGLLRLKGNEKVAIINGRFNHIITDRLVEGAKDAFVRHGGIASNLDLILVPGAFEIPFALEKALASGKYDAVCCVGAVIRGATPHFDYISAEATKGIATVALKYGKPVSNGVLTTDTIEQAIERAGSKVGNKGSEAMVTIIEMLDLYSEMEK; encoded by the coding sequence ATGAGAACAATTGAAGGTCTTTTAAGATTAAAAGGAAATGAAAAAGTAGCAATAATAAATGGAAGATTTAACCACATTATAACTGATAGATTAGTTGAAGGTGCAAAAGATGCATTTGTAAGACACGGTGGTATTGCTTCAAATTTAGATTTAATCTTAGTTCCAGGAGCATTTGAAATTCCTTTTGCCCTTGAAAAAGCACTTGCAAGTGGAAAATACGATGCCGTTTGTTGTGTTGGTGCAGTTATAAGAGGTGCAACTCCTCACTTTGATTATATAAGTGCAGAAGCTACAAAAGGTATTGCAACAGTTGCTTTAAAATATGGAAAACCTGTTTCAAATGGTGTTTTAACAACTGATACAATAGAACAAGCAATAGAAAGAGCTGGTTCAAAAGTTGGAAACAAAGGTTCAGAAGCGATGGTTACAATAATAGAGATGCTAGATTTATATAGCGAAATGGAAAAATAA
- the murA gene encoding UDP-N-acetylglucosamine 1-carboxyvinyltransferase yields MDYLKIIGNKKLSGEISISGAKNAALPLIASTILAKNETIINNLPDVADINTFLKLIKMLGGSFEKDISCVKIDTSTINNTKATYDIVKTMRASILVLGPLLARFGHCEVSLPGGCAIGQRPVDLHLKAMEALGAEIEICQGYIKATAPNGLKGAKIVFDKVTVGGTENTVMAAALASGITTIVNAAKEPEIVQLCEVIASAGVKIDGIGTSKIVIEGTGGKLLDIKEFSVIPDRIEAGTYMCAAAITNQKLVIKNIIPAHLEAVISKLEEMNFEIEIKEDELTVFPTSKILPVNIITTEYPGFPTDMQAQFMALATQAEGTSTIDERLFENRFMHVSELLRMGADIQLNGNIATIIGEKGKLSGTDVMATDLRASSALVLAALVADGETNIHRIYHLDRGYEDLEGKLKIIGADISRHKE; encoded by the coding sequence ATGGATTATTTAAAAATTATTGGAAATAAAAAATTAAGTGGTGAAATATCAATTTCAGGAGCAAAAAATGCAGCATTGCCTTTAATTGCAAGTACAATTTTGGCAAAAAATGAAACTATTATAAATAATCTCCCAGATGTTGCAGATATTAATACTTTTTTGAAACTTATAAAAATGTTAGGTGGAAGTTTTGAAAAAGATATTTCTTGTGTAAAAATTGATACAAGCACTATAAATAATACAAAAGCAACTTATGATATTGTAAAAACTATGAGAGCATCTATTTTGGTTTTAGGACCACTTCTTGCTAGATTTGGTCACTGTGAAGTTTCACTTCCAGGTGGGTGTGCTATTGGGCAAAGACCAGTTGATTTACATCTAAAAGCTATGGAAGCTTTAGGTGCAGAAATAGAAATTTGCCAAGGTTATATAAAAGCAACAGCTCCAAATGGATTAAAAGGTGCAAAAATTGTTTTTGATAAAGTAACTGTTGGAGGAACTGAAAATACAGTTATGGCAGCTGCTTTAGCAAGTGGAATAACTACAATAGTAAATGCAGCAAAAGAGCCAGAAATTGTGCAACTTTGTGAAGTTATTGCAAGTGCAGGTGTAAAAATTGATGGTATTGGAACTTCAAAAATAGTTATTGAAGGAACAGGTGGAAAACTTTTAGATATAAAAGAGTTTTCTGTAATACCAGATAGAATTGAAGCAGGGACTTATATGTGTGCTGCTGCTATTACTAATCAAAAATTAGTTATAAAAAATATTATTCCAGCTCATCTTGAAGCTGTTATTTCTAAACTTGAAGAGATGAATTTTGAGATTGAGATAAAAGAAGATGAATTGACAGTTTTTCCAACATCAAAGATTTTACCAGTAAATATTATTACAACAGAATATCCAGGTTTCCCAACAGATATGCAAGCACAATTTATGGCACTTGCGACTCAAGCTGAAGGAACAAGTACAATTGATGAAAGACTATTTGAAAATAGATTTATGCATGTTAGTGAACTTTTAAGAATGGGAGCTGATATTCAATTAAATGGAAATATAGCAACAATTATTGGAGAAAAAGGTAAATTAAGTGGAACAGATGTTATGGCAACAGATTTAAGAGCATCTTCTGCTTTAGTTCTTGCAGCACTTGTTGCAGATGGAGAAACAAATATTCATAGAATTTATCATCTTGATAGA